The proteins below come from a single Halobacillus salinarum genomic window:
- a CDS encoding cob(I)yrinic acid a,c-diamide adenosyltransferase: MRIYTRSGDKGKTSLIYGERVAKNDLRVEAYGTCDETNSAIGLAISHLHKEEWEGKDEFLNAMHKIQTILFHVGAELATPKGKDVTWQLKKEHIDHLENLIDKWDKELQPLKNFILPSGNEASAGLHLARTVARRAERTAVALGEEMVNPLVVSYLNRLSDLLFVAARYINHQLGGNELPLHPDV; this comes from the coding sequence ATGAGAATTTATACTAGGTCTGGGGATAAAGGTAAAACTTCGCTTATTTATGGAGAGCGTGTAGCTAAAAATGATCTGAGAGTGGAAGCTTACGGGACATGCGACGAGACAAACTCAGCCATCGGGCTTGCCATCAGCCACCTGCATAAGGAAGAGTGGGAAGGAAAAGATGAATTCCTGAATGCGATGCACAAGATTCAGACGATCCTGTTCCACGTGGGAGCAGAGCTTGCAACGCCGAAAGGAAAAGATGTAACGTGGCAGCTGAAGAAAGAGCATATTGACCATTTGGAAAATCTGATCGACAAATGGGATAAAGAGCTTCAGCCTTTAAAGAATTTTATTCTACCGTCAGGAAACGAAGCATCCGCAGGCCTTCATTTAGCAAGGACTGTGGCCAGGAGAGCGGAAAGAACAGCGGTTGCCCTCGGTGAGGAGATGGTTAATCCGCTGGTCGTTTCCTATTTGAATCGTTTGTCTGATTTGCTGTTTGTAGCAGCAAGATATATCAATCATCAGCTAGGAGGCAATGAGCTGCCTCTGCACCCTGATGTGTAA
- a CDS encoding D-2-hydroxyacid dehydrogenase yields the protein MKVVSAIKRVPEHIQKRLTDKFSSVEFLFCEGIEEAEHHLPEADVFITYGEDLGSERIKKAERLKWVMVLSAGLDKMPFEIIERKGITVTNVRGIHAEPMAEYALSMLLQASRSAKAMYANQQKHHWGRSLTFNEINHRTMVLIGTGAIAQETARLAQAFHMKTIGISRSGEAKPHFDETHKVDELSDQLPQADFVVAVLPSTEETKYLLNAAHFQLMPEHCIFLNMGRGDLVASDDILLAVREGEISHAVLDVFEQEPLPEDHPFWEEENITITPHISGHSPQYIPRGFDIFEENLERYVQGESQLVNLIDPKRGY from the coding sequence ATGAAAGTTGTCTCAGCAATTAAACGAGTACCCGAGCATATCCAGAAACGTTTAACTGATAAATTTTCCAGCGTTGAATTTTTATTTTGTGAAGGCATTGAAGAGGCAGAGCATCATTTACCCGAAGCAGACGTTTTTATTACATATGGAGAAGACCTGGGAAGCGAAAGGATTAAGAAAGCAGAACGCCTGAAGTGGGTTATGGTGCTGTCTGCAGGGCTAGATAAGATGCCGTTTGAAATAATCGAAAGAAAAGGCATTACCGTAACAAACGTCAGGGGAATTCACGCAGAACCTATGGCTGAATACGCGCTTTCGATGCTTTTGCAGGCTTCTCGTTCAGCTAAAGCGATGTATGCCAATCAACAAAAGCATCATTGGGGACGCAGCCTTACCTTTAACGAAATTAATCACCGGACTATGGTATTGATTGGTACAGGCGCGATTGCCCAGGAGACAGCGAGACTTGCTCAAGCGTTTCATATGAAAACGATCGGGATATCCAGGTCAGGGGAAGCGAAGCCCCACTTTGATGAAACACATAAAGTGGATGAGTTGAGCGATCAGCTTCCGCAGGCTGATTTTGTAGTAGCGGTTCTGCCGAGTACGGAAGAGACGAAATACTTATTGAACGCTGCACACTTCCAGCTCATGCCGGAACATTGTATCTTTCTAAATATGGGCAGGGGAGATCTCGTTGCTTCAGACGATATTTTACTTGCAGTCCGGGAAGGGGAAATTTCTCATGCGGTTCTTGATGTATTTGAACAAGAGCCTCTACCAGAAGACCATCCTTTCTGGGAGGAAGAAAATATAACCATTACCCCGCACATTTCCGGTCATTCGCCGCAATACATTCCGAGAGGGTTTGATATTTTCGAAGAGAATCTCGAGCGCTATGTACAAGGAGAATCTCAGCTCGTTAATTTAATTGATCCTAAACGGGGGTATTAA